One Gymnogyps californianus isolate 813 chromosome 11, ASM1813914v2, whole genome shotgun sequence genomic window carries:
- the ZWILCH gene encoding protein zwilch homolog isoform X1 codes for MEESKRDDAIYTSELLPKESSGPVALSVRRAKQLVSLYTMVQNPNMTHLKISELVVLPPLWIRCDGSDPEHTCWLGAEPLKAGNKITGINFYMVTSDGPTADKTYFANLEELKMAHKMKHHSSIVMTKGFAQYELIRAAAIEDTIVESESNIYVDITWNTVDKILETPPLISAATLNITLESGDPRSPVYQLYRELQFLLALAEGLKTGVTEWPEPLETESAIELVQEFLTDLKKQLDGYCMSGNKNETEKIKCDTAAVDSSIKSISSERGDLDFAEQLWCKMRSVSSYQELIECFTLIIKSLEHGEIQPWIHQGSSSLLSKLIQQSYHGKIEVVSLSGITPIQMLLEIGLDKMKKDYVSFFIGQELATLTYLDYFIATSVDLQEQVHRVQKLHHMLEIMVSCTVLLQFKHENLFPLTQICMKYYKENPLNEKHVFQLPIRPALVKKFYQNDHPEIWKVDISSGHGQKEVKTTWQVSTNPPVEHMTSNNTGLFSDSTVNGSSEERMYFITMAKCSQVHFT; via the exons ATGGAAGAATCGAAACGTGATGATGCTATTTATACCTCTGAGCTTTTACCAAAGGAGAGTTCTGGACCAGTGGCTCTTTCTGTCAGAAGAGCAAA GCAGTTGGTTTCCTTATATACAATGGTACAAAATCCAAACATGACCCACTTGAAGATAAGTGAACTGGTTGTGCTTCCTCCCCTCTGGATCAGGTGTGACGGTTCTGACCCTGAACATACTTGTTGGCTTGGAGCTGAGCCTCTCAAAGCTGGAAACAAAATCACAGGGATCAATTTTTATATGGTTACAAGTGATG gTCCTACAGCTGATAAAACCTATTTTGCAAACCTGGAAGAGCTCAAAATGgcacataaaatgaaacatcatTCATCTATT GTGATGACAAAAGGATTTGCTCAGTATGAACTTATCAGAGCTGCTGCAATAGAGGACACAATTGTAGAATCTGAAAGCAATATATATGTTGATATTACATGGAATACTGTAGATAAGATTCTGGAGACACCCCCACTAATTTCAGCTGCCACACTG AATATTACACTGGAGTCTGGGGACCCCAGAAGTCCTGTATATCAGCTATATAGAGAACTGCAGTTTCTCCTT GCTTTGGCCGAAGGTTTGAAGACAGGTGTGACTGAGTGGCCTGAGCCATTAGAGACTGAATCAGCTATTGAACTGGTCCAGGAATTTCTGACTG ATTTAAAGAAGCAGCTGGACGGATATTGTATGTCTGGAAACAAGAATGAAACGGAG AAAATCAAATGTGACACAGCTGCAGTGGACAGTTCAATAAAATCGATCTCCAGTGAGAGAGGAGACCTGGATTTTGCTGAACAGTTATGGTGCAAAATGAGAA GTGTCAGTTCCTATCAGGAGTTGATAGAGTGTTTCACACTGATCATAAAATCCCTGGAACATGGTGAGATACAGCCATGG aTTCATCAAGGGAGTAGCAGTTTGCTAAGTAAATTGATTCAACAGTCTTATCATGGAAAGATAGAGGTCGTTTCCCTCAGTGGCATCACTCCAATTCAAATGCTCTTGGAGATTGGTTTGGATAAGATGAAGAAGGATTATGTCAGTTTTTTCATAG GCCAGGAACTTGCAACATTAACCTACTTG GATTACTTCATTGCCACATCAGTAGATCTACAAGAACAAGTTCATCGTGTTCAAAAGCTTCACCATATGCTGGAAATCATGGTCAGCTGTACAGTCTTACTTCAGTTTAAACATGAGAACCTCTTCCCTTTGACAca AATTTGCATGAAGTATTATAAGGAAAACCCTCTAAATGAGAAGCACGTGTTTCAACTGCCAATCAGGCCAGCACTTGTCAAGAAGTTCTATCAAAA TGATCACCCAGAAATATGGAAGGTGGACATAAGTAGTGGGCATGGACAGAAGGAGGTTAAAACAACATGGCAAGTTAGTACTAATCCTCCAGTT
- the ZWILCH gene encoding protein zwilch homolog isoform X2 has protein sequence MIYILQKARHNEESDPMEESKRDDAIYTSELLPKESSGPVALSVRRAKQLVSLYTMVQNPNMTHLKISELVVLPPLWIRCDGSDPEHTCWLGAEPLKAGNKITGINFYMVTSDGPTADKTYFANLEELKMAHKMKHHSSIVMTKGFAQYELIRAAAIEDTIVESESNIYVDITWNTVDKILETPPLISAATLNITLESGDPRSPVYQLYRELQFLLALAEGLKTGVTEWPEPLETESAIELVQEFLTDLKKQLDGYCMSGNKNETEKIKCDTAAVDSSIKSISSERGDLDFAEQLWCKMRSVSSYQELIECFTLIIKSLEHGEIQPWIHQGSSSLLSKLIQQSYHGKIEVVSLSGITPIQMLLEIGLDKMKKDYVSFFIGQELATLTYLDYFIATSVDLQEQVHRVQKLHHMLEIMVSCTVLLQFKHENLFPLTQICMKYYKENPLNEKHVFQLPIRPALVKKFYQNDHPEIWKVDISSGHGQKEVKTTWQVSTNPPVEHMTSNNTGLFSDSTVNGSSEERMYFITMAKCSQVHFT, from the exons ATGatatatattttgcagaaagca AGACACAATGAAGAAAGTGACCCAATGGAAGAATCGAAACGTGATGATGCTATTTATACCTCTGAGCTTTTACCAAAGGAGAGTTCTGGACCAGTGGCTCTTTCTGTCAGAAGAGCAAA GCAGTTGGTTTCCTTATATACAATGGTACAAAATCCAAACATGACCCACTTGAAGATAAGTGAACTGGTTGTGCTTCCTCCCCTCTGGATCAGGTGTGACGGTTCTGACCCTGAACATACTTGTTGGCTTGGAGCTGAGCCTCTCAAAGCTGGAAACAAAATCACAGGGATCAATTTTTATATGGTTACAAGTGATG gTCCTACAGCTGATAAAACCTATTTTGCAAACCTGGAAGAGCTCAAAATGgcacataaaatgaaacatcatTCATCTATT GTGATGACAAAAGGATTTGCTCAGTATGAACTTATCAGAGCTGCTGCAATAGAGGACACAATTGTAGAATCTGAAAGCAATATATATGTTGATATTACATGGAATACTGTAGATAAGATTCTGGAGACACCCCCACTAATTTCAGCTGCCACACTG AATATTACACTGGAGTCTGGGGACCCCAGAAGTCCTGTATATCAGCTATATAGAGAACTGCAGTTTCTCCTT GCTTTGGCCGAAGGTTTGAAGACAGGTGTGACTGAGTGGCCTGAGCCATTAGAGACTGAATCAGCTATTGAACTGGTCCAGGAATTTCTGACTG ATTTAAAGAAGCAGCTGGACGGATATTGTATGTCTGGAAACAAGAATGAAACGGAG AAAATCAAATGTGACACAGCTGCAGTGGACAGTTCAATAAAATCGATCTCCAGTGAGAGAGGAGACCTGGATTTTGCTGAACAGTTATGGTGCAAAATGAGAA GTGTCAGTTCCTATCAGGAGTTGATAGAGTGTTTCACACTGATCATAAAATCCCTGGAACATGGTGAGATACAGCCATGG aTTCATCAAGGGAGTAGCAGTTTGCTAAGTAAATTGATTCAACAGTCTTATCATGGAAAGATAGAGGTCGTTTCCCTCAGTGGCATCACTCCAATTCAAATGCTCTTGGAGATTGGTTTGGATAAGATGAAGAAGGATTATGTCAGTTTTTTCATAG GCCAGGAACTTGCAACATTAACCTACTTG GATTACTTCATTGCCACATCAGTAGATCTACAAGAACAAGTTCATCGTGTTCAAAAGCTTCACCATATGCTGGAAATCATGGTCAGCTGTACAGTCTTACTTCAGTTTAAACATGAGAACCTCTTCCCTTTGACAca AATTTGCATGAAGTATTATAAGGAAAACCCTCTAAATGAGAAGCACGTGTTTCAACTGCCAATCAGGCCAGCACTTGTCAAGAAGTTCTATCAAAA TGATCACCCAGAAATATGGAAGGTGGACATAAGTAGTGGGCATGGACAGAAGGAGGTTAAAACAACATGGCAAGTTAGTACTAATCCTCCAGTT